From the genome of Desmodus rotundus isolate HL8 chromosome 2, HLdesRot8A.1, whole genome shotgun sequence, one region includes:
- the N6AMT1 gene encoding methyltransferase N6AMT1 isoform X2, which translates to MRMRCWSGEVEICLEVGSGSGVVSTFLASMIGPQALYMCTDINPGAAACTLETARCNKVQIQPIITDLVQGLLPRMKEKVDLLVFNPPYVVTPPEEVGSHGLAAAWAGGRNGREVMDRFFPVVPDLLSPGGLFYLVTIKENKPEEILRTMKMKGLQGTTALSRCAGQEMLSVLKFARS; encoded by the exons ATGAGGATGAGATGCTGGAGTGGGGA agtgGAGATATGCCTTGAAGTAGGGTCAGGGTCTGGAGTGGTATCCACATTCCTGGCCTCCATGATAGGTCCTCAAGCTTTGTACAT GTGTACTGACATCAACCCTGGAGCAGCCGCGTGTACCCTGGAGACCGCACGCTGTAACAAAGTTCAGATACAGCCCATAATCACAGATTTG GTCCAAGGCTTGCTAccaagaatgaaggaaaaagttgATCTTCTAGTGTTTAATCCCCCCTATGTAGTGACTCCACCTGAGGAG GTAGGAAGTCACGGACTAGCAGCAGCCTGGGCCGGCGGCAGAAATGGTCGCGAAGTCATGGACAGGTTCTTTCCAGTGGTTCCAGATCTCCTGTCGCCAGGAGGGTTATTCTACTTGGTTACTATTAAGGAAAACAAGCCAG aAGAAATTTTgagaacaatgaaaatgaaaggaCTGCAGGGGACCACTGCCCTTTCTAGGTGCGCAGGCCAGGAGATGCTTTCCGTCCTGAAGTTTGCCAGGTCCTGA
- the N6AMT1 gene encoding methyltransferase N6AMT1 isoform X1: MHWRKMEAPSVCTPLHGHVGRGAFSDVYEPAEDTFLLLDALEAAVAELTRVEICLEVGSGSGVVSTFLASMIGPQALYMCTDINPGAAACTLETARCNKVQIQPIITDLVQGLLPRMKEKVDLLVFNPPYVVTPPEEVGSHGLAAAWAGGRNGREVMDRFFPVVPDLLSPGGLFYLVTIKENKPEEILRTMKMKGLQGTTALSRCAGQEMLSVLKFARS; this comes from the exons ATGCACTGGAGAAAGATGGAGGCGCCCAGCGTCTGCACGCCACTGCACGGGCATGTGGGTCGCGGCGCCTTCAGCGACGTGTACGAGCCTGCGGAGGACACATTCCTGCTCCTGGACGCTCTCGAGGCGGCGGTGGCCGAGCTCACGCG agtgGAGATATGCCTTGAAGTAGGGTCAGGGTCTGGAGTGGTATCCACATTCCTGGCCTCCATGATAGGTCCTCAAGCTTTGTACAT GTGTACTGACATCAACCCTGGAGCAGCCGCGTGTACCCTGGAGACCGCACGCTGTAACAAAGTTCAGATACAGCCCATAATCACAGATTTG GTCCAAGGCTTGCTAccaagaatgaaggaaaaagttgATCTTCTAGTGTTTAATCCCCCCTATGTAGTGACTCCACCTGAGGAG GTAGGAAGTCACGGACTAGCAGCAGCCTGGGCCGGCGGCAGAAATGGTCGCGAAGTCATGGACAGGTTCTTTCCAGTGGTTCCAGATCTCCTGTCGCCAGGAGGGTTATTCTACTTGGTTACTATTAAGGAAAACAAGCCAG aAGAAATTTTgagaacaatgaaaatgaaaggaCTGCAGGGGACCACTGCCCTTTCTAGGTGCGCAGGCCAGGAGATGCTTTCCGTCCTGAAGTTTGCCAGGTCCTGA